The Psychrosphaera ytuae genome includes a region encoding these proteins:
- a CDS encoding GmrSD restriction endonuclease domain-containing protein gives MAYQIPITIKDAINNIRKRHYVLPAIQREFVWDTGQIETLFDSLMRDYPISTFLFWKVDKNKVKDFQFYEFLKNYHEKDSRHNLKADLSDEEDIIALLDGQQRMTSMYVALTGSYSKKMPYYRKSSSHAYPKKKLYLNLLKSSDDIEVEYDFKFLTESDAKPKEGYYWFECGKILEFSDVSKVMEYMMLEGLTDTSKYSQESTTFALRTLNEFFNVVHQKGTISYYEEKGEELDKVLQIFIRINSGGTKLSYSDLLLSIATAQWQEKDAREVIHDFVDDINQIGDGFSFNKDLVLKACLVLADFKDVKFKVDNFNKANMAKIEENWDEASGALKLAIELVSKIGYSRDNLLATNTIIPIAYFIYKNRLDSKILHSAEREKDRKAIREWLARVLLKGTFGGQPDNIYPAMRELINDNLGKFPLAETIAYYRGRRKTISFTEDDIESLLDLQYGKAKTYCALTLLYPGLNYTFKYHQDHIHPKSLFKKRNMRKLGFSEDQIERYNDSVNELANLQLLHATTNIEKSNKPFKEWLKAEYESESDQQSFLRQHYIDSEESLEFEDYLIFNENRRKKLKSTLIKMLDVTVHHDAEEVAEA, from the coding sequence ATGGCGTATCAGATACCAATTACCATAAAAGACGCAATAAACAATATCAGAAAACGTCATTATGTTTTGCCGGCAATACAGCGAGAGTTTGTCTGGGATACGGGTCAAATAGAGACGTTGTTTGATTCTTTAATGCGAGACTATCCAATTAGTACCTTTTTGTTCTGGAAAGTTGATAAGAATAAAGTAAAGGATTTTCAGTTCTATGAATTTCTAAAGAACTACCATGAAAAAGATAGTCGCCATAATTTAAAAGCTGATCTGTCTGATGAAGAAGACATAATTGCTTTACTTGATGGTCAACAACGTATGACTTCAATGTATGTGGCGCTAACAGGCTCTTATTCTAAAAAGATGCCTTATTACAGAAAAAGTAGTTCACATGCTTACCCTAAGAAAAAGTTGTACTTAAACCTGCTTAAAAGTTCTGATGACATTGAAGTTGAATATGATTTTAAGTTTCTTACAGAGAGTGATGCCAAGCCAAAAGAGGGCTATTACTGGTTTGAATGTGGAAAAATTTTAGAGTTTAGTGATGTTAGTAAAGTCATGGAATACATGATGTTAGAGGGCTTAACTGATACATCTAAATATTCTCAAGAAAGTACTACATTTGCGTTGCGCACATTAAATGAGTTTTTTAACGTAGTGCACCAAAAAGGCACGATAAGCTATTACGAAGAAAAAGGTGAAGAGCTTGATAAAGTGCTACAGATATTTATACGAATAAACAGTGGCGGAACAAAGTTAAGTTATTCTGATTTATTGCTTTCAATTGCGACAGCTCAATGGCAAGAAAAAGATGCTAGAGAAGTTATTCATGATTTTGTTGATGATATCAACCAGATAGGTGATGGCTTCTCGTTCAATAAAGACCTGGTGCTAAAGGCCTGCTTAGTTTTAGCCGATTTTAAAGATGTTAAATTTAAAGTTGATAACTTCAACAAAGCTAACATGGCTAAAATTGAGGAAAACTGGGATGAAGCGTCAGGTGCATTAAAGCTAGCGATAGAGCTAGTGTCAAAAATTGGATACAGCAGAGATAATTTACTTGCTACGAACACCATAATCCCCATTGCTTATTTCATTTACAAAAATCGTTTAGATAGCAAAATATTGCATAGTGCTGAACGAGAAAAAGATAGAAAGGCTATTAGGGAGTGGTTAGCACGAGTGCTTCTTAAGGGGACATTTGGTGGGCAACCGGATAATATTTATCCAGCAATGAGAGAACTTATCAACGATAATTTAGGAAAATTCCCTCTCGCAGAAACAATTGCTTACTACCGTGGACGACGAAAAACTATCAGCTTCACTGAAGACGATATAGAAAGTTTATTAGACCTCCAATACGGCAAAGCTAAAACATATTGCGCACTCACTTTGCTATACCCAGGGCTGAATTACACTTTCAAATATCACCAAGATCATATACATCCAAAATCTCTGTTCAAAAAACGTAATATGAGAAAACTTGGTTTCAGTGAAGATCAAATTGAAAGATACAACGACAGTGTTAATGAATTAGCAAATTTGCAGCTATTGCATGCCACTACAAATATAGAAAAGAGCAACAAACCATTTAAAGAATGGCTAAAAGCCGAGTATGAAAGTGAATCTGATCAGCAAAGCTTTTTAAGACAGCATTATATAGATTCGGAAGAATCATTAGAGTTTGAAGACTATTTAATATTTAACGAAAACAGACGAAAGAAATTGAAATCAACGTTAATAAAAATGCTAGATGTTACTGTCCATCATGACGCTGAAGAGGTAGCTGAGGCATGA
- a CDS encoding type I restriction-modification system subunit M, producing the protein MTTKITLSQLEQYLSKAAWILKGPVDASDFKVYIFPLLFFKRISDVYDEEFRIALEESDGDEEYAALPEFHRFEIPDGCHWKDVREITTNVGSAIENALRGIEQANQEFLYGIFGDAQWSNKNKLSDELLINLIEHFSQYTLGNQNVDPDMLGNAYEYLIKHFADLTNKKAGEFYTPRSVVHLLGLILDPHEGETIYDPACGTGGMLLECVDHLKDNKEDYRTLKLFGQEKNLTSSSIARMNMFLHGIEDFEILRGDTLRHPGFFEADGLKTFDCVIANPPFSLKDWGADTWANDPYGRNIAGVPPKGNGDMAWVQHMVKSMNSTGRMTVVLPHGALFRKAAEGKIRKQLLESDLLEAVIGLGPNVFYGTQLAACVMVFKKNKPADKKGKVLFIDASDQIRVGRAQNFLEPNHVQQIYDWYHDYQDVENYVKVASMEELKENDFNLNIPLYVEKIIEDNLPSVEEAMADLKQAWQASLEAEEKFKQVLKGFL; encoded by the coding sequence ATGACGACAAAAATAACCCTTTCCCAACTAGAGCAATACTTATCGAAAGCTGCCTGGATATTAAAAGGTCCAGTTGATGCCTCTGACTTCAAAGTATACATATTCCCATTACTTTTCTTTAAGCGTATTTCCGATGTATACGATGAAGAGTTTCGTATTGCTCTAGAAGAATCAGATGGTGATGAAGAGTACGCAGCATTACCAGAATTTCACCGCTTTGAAATACCTGACGGTTGCCATTGGAAAGATGTACGTGAGATCACAACCAATGTAGGTTCTGCAATTGAAAATGCTCTGCGAGGTATAGAACAAGCTAACCAAGAATTTTTATACGGAATTTTTGGTGATGCACAGTGGAGCAACAAAAATAAGCTATCGGATGAATTGCTGATAAACCTAATTGAACACTTTTCTCAGTACACCCTAGGAAATCAAAATGTTGACCCAGACATGTTGGGTAACGCCTACGAATACTTGATTAAACACTTCGCTGACTTAACCAATAAAAAAGCTGGGGAGTTCTACACGCCTCGCTCTGTGGTACATCTTCTTGGCTTAATCCTAGATCCGCACGAAGGTGAAACTATCTACGATCCGGCGTGTGGTACAGGCGGTATGTTGCTTGAGTGTGTTGATCACCTTAAAGACAATAAAGAAGATTATCGAACGCTAAAACTCTTTGGGCAAGAAAAGAACCTAACTTCAAGTTCAATTGCTCGTATGAATATGTTCTTACATGGCATAGAAGACTTTGAAATATTGCGTGGCGATACATTGCGTCATCCGGGGTTCTTTGAGGCGGATGGCCTTAAAACCTTTGACTGTGTCATTGCCAACCCACCATTCTCGTTAAAAGATTGGGGCGCTGATACTTGGGCTAATGATCCTTATGGGCGTAACATTGCTGGGGTACCACCAAAAGGCAATGGTGATATGGCGTGGGTGCAACACATGGTTAAGTCAATGAACAGCACCGGCCGTATGACTGTTGTATTACCGCACGGTGCGTTATTTAGAAAAGCTGCCGAAGGGAAAATCCGAAAACAACTGCTAGAAAGCGATTTATTAGAAGCGGTAATCGGTTTAGGACCAAATGTATTCTACGGAACTCAACTCGCCGCTTGTGTCATGGTTTTTAAAAAAAATAAACCGGCTGATAAGAAAGGTAAAGTGTTGTTTATTGATGCCTCTGATCAAATTCGAGTTGGCCGAGCTCAAAACTTCTTAGAGCCAAATCACGTTCAACAAATTTACGATTGGTATCACGACTATCAAGATGTCGAGAACTACGTGAAAGTCGCTTCAATGGAAGAGTTAAAAGAAAACGACTTTAACCTTAATATTCCACTTTATGTAGAAAAGATCATTGAAGACAACTTACCGTCTGTTGAAGAAGCTATGGCTGATTTAAAACAAGCATGGCAAGCAAGCCTTGAAGCTGAAGAAAAATTTAAGCAAGTTTTAAAAGGATTTTTATAA
- a CDS encoding terminase — protein sequence MARLKTILSEPRYLDLVLKYQSDWTTFAAVLIDKKPTWQQRQIIAETQQRGARVSVSSGHGTGKSDMTSIMILAFIILNPESRVVVVANNAAQVRNVIWKYIKTNFKTLCRNLPWIESYFALNEREFYAVGYKGVWSCIAKSARRGNEEALAGEHCHTYLVVVDEASGIPDKALQVLSSALTESNNNMCMLSQPTRNSGFFYDSHHRLAKTHKNPNGIWTAIRLNSEESPLVSPSFISEKLVSYGGEDSPEYQIKVMGCFPSSLEGYLLSRKDCELAANSKPNLDKHEWGWVAACDVGNGRDKSVINICKVSLGPAEQRVVINVDIIEMKSNIDPIDFGHEIKKHVEPYILQNITVLIDGDGVGFATVKVTKELGLNVQEVRWGKPLFNNKLRSRFINQRAYAHIMMRDAIKTGRLKIDQDENTKSQISKIPVQLNESGKWVICSKKEMREVHNLKSPDRSDTYCFMFLANPSNAECIDLNNVVEEEFLDFLN from the coding sequence ATGGCACGTTTGAAAACAATCTTAAGTGAACCAAGGTATTTGGATTTAGTGCTCAAATATCAATCTGACTGGACCACTTTTGCAGCGGTTTTGATAGACAAAAAGCCTACTTGGCAACAACGACAAATCATTGCAGAAACGCAACAGCGTGGAGCTAGGGTTTCTGTTTCTAGTGGTCACGGGACAGGAAAGAGTGACATGACAAGTATCATGATCCTCGCTTTTATTATTCTAAACCCCGAAAGTCGTGTAGTGGTAGTTGCCAACAATGCTGCACAAGTTCGGAACGTTATTTGGAAATATATTAAAACTAACTTTAAAACGTTATGTAGAAACCTGCCGTGGATAGAAAGCTACTTCGCACTAAATGAACGAGAGTTTTATGCGGTCGGGTACAAAGGCGTATGGAGTTGTATAGCGAAATCAGCTCGAAGAGGTAACGAAGAAGCATTAGCAGGTGAGCACTGTCATACTTATCTAGTTGTTGTTGATGAAGCTAGTGGAATACCTGATAAAGCGCTACAGGTCTTAAGCTCGGCACTTACAGAGTCCAATAACAATATGTGTATGCTTAGCCAGCCAACTCGTAACTCAGGCTTTTTCTATGATAGTCATCACCGCTTAGCAAAAACTCATAAAAACCCTAACGGTATTTGGACCGCTATTAGACTTAACTCTGAAGAATCACCACTTGTTTCTCCCTCGTTCATATCAGAAAAGCTAGTTTCATATGGGGGAGAAGATTCACCAGAATACCAAATAAAGGTAATGGGTTGTTTTCCGTCTAGTTTGGAGGGGTATCTACTTTCCCGAAAAGACTGTGAACTGGCCGCAAACTCAAAACCTAATTTGGATAAACACGAATGGGGATGGGTGGCGGCTTGTGACGTTGGAAATGGAAGAGATAAGTCCGTCATCAATATTTGCAAAGTTTCTTTAGGACCTGCTGAGCAACGAGTTGTAATCAATGTGGATATCATCGAAATGAAAAGTAACATCGATCCAATCGACTTTGGACATGAAATAAAAAAACATGTCGAACCTTACATATTACAAAACATAACGGTCTTGATTGATGGAGATGGAGTTGGCTTTGCAACTGTGAAAGTAACAAAAGAATTAGGGCTAAACGTTCAGGAAGTTCGATGGGGCAAGCCCCTATTTAACAATAAGCTCAGAAGCCGTTTTATAAACCAACGAGCATATGCTCACATAATGATGAGGGATGCAATTAAGACAGGTCGCTTAAAAATAGATCAAGACGAAAATACAAAGTCACAAATAAGCAAAATACCAGTCCAACTGAATGAGTCAGGTAAGTGGGTTATTTGTAGTAAAAAAGAAATGAGAGAAGTCCACAACCTTAAATCGCCAGACAGGTCAGACACTTACTGTTTCATGTTTTTGGCGAATCCAAGTAATGCAGAATGCATAGATTTAAACAACGTAGTCGAAGAAGAATTCTTAGACTTTTTAAATTAA
- a CDS encoding YagK/YfjJ domain-containing protein, whose protein sequence is MTFKITKKNSTFYVYKDHSYQIYKPRSLDINEGALKNAFLLCESMLLRYSRVSMLRIDLHPYSYNTNNNLIRSFLAELCTKLKQEYKCTVKYFCTREQNKSNKEHYHLAVFLSGHKVNHPSSLQKHINKLWISRSKGSTKYVKHPLYTIKRGMKNTINEAIYRLSYLAKRFSKQLNGNNRSFIISKHTIEEKRQILSNALLLVDPECTVRRKVQNSDLSAYCSLYSKQDKLSLTPLLNERIALHKKAEMKFHLNSAELRKAKPQCSLCSGANV, encoded by the coding sequence ATGACATTCAAAATTACAAAAAAGAATTCAACATTTTATGTCTATAAAGATCACTCTTATCAGATTTATAAGCCGCGCTCGCTAGATATAAACGAAGGCGCTCTCAAGAACGCATTTTTGTTATGTGAGTCAATGCTACTTCGCTATTCCCGTGTTTCTATGCTTCGCATAGATCTTCACCCTTACAGTTACAACACTAACAACAATTTAATTCGCTCATTCTTGGCTGAGCTCTGTACTAAATTAAAGCAGGAGTATAAATGTACTGTTAAATACTTTTGTACGCGTGAGCAAAACAAATCAAACAAAGAGCATTACCACTTAGCTGTATTTCTTAGCGGGCACAAAGTAAATCACCCTAGTTCCCTACAAAAGCATATAAATAAACTATGGATTTCTAGATCCAAAGGCTCAACAAAATATGTAAAACATCCACTTTACACAATCAAAAGAGGGATGAAGAACACTATCAACGAGGCAATCTATCGCCTCAGTTACCTGGCTAAGAGGTTTAGTAAGCAACTCAATGGTAACAACCGCAGCTTTATTATTTCGAAACACACAATAGAAGAAAAGCGCCAAATATTAAGCAATGCTCTGCTGCTGGTGGATCCAGAGTGTACTGTGCGTAGAAAGGTACAGAACAGTGACTTGAGCGCTTATTGTTCCCTGTATTCTAAACAAGATAAATTATCCTTAACTCCTTTGCTCAATGAAAGGATAGCCCTCCATAAAAAAGCTGAGATGAAGTTCCATTTAAACAGTGCCGAACTACGTAAAGCAAAACCACAATGTTCACTGTGCTCAGGGGCTAATGTATGA
- a CDS encoding helix-turn-helix transcriptional regulator, with the protein MDKVLNHLELYIEDERLMRKPDIQKLLNISRSTLGRWVKTGKFPQPTFIQNQRSYWQFKHVNAWLQSKNF; encoded by the coding sequence ATGGATAAGGTTTTAAATCACCTAGAGCTTTACATCGAAGATGAAAGACTAATGCGCAAGCCTGATATACAGAAACTGCTTAATATTAGCCGGTCAACACTGGGACGATGGGTGAAAACCGGTAAATTTCCGCAGCCTACTTTTATCCAAAATCAACGCTCTTATTGGCAGTTCAAGCATGTCAACGCTTGGCTTCAATCCAAAAATTTTTAG
- a CDS encoding helix-turn-helix transcriptional regulator codes for MKEQVMTFQFDRLVKEPERKSITSISRVQAWKLEQKGLFPKRRKLTPSGSSVAWLLSELVEWVQSREVINNYEVSNG; via the coding sequence ATGAAAGAACAAGTTATGACATTCCAATTTGATCGATTAGTAAAAGAGCCGGAGCGTAAAAGTATAACTTCAATATCCCGCGTACAGGCATGGAAACTAGAGCAGAAAGGGCTATTTCCCAAACGGAGAAAGTTAACTCCCTCAGGTTCAAGTGTAGCATGGCTTTTATCAGAGCTTGTCGAGTGGGTGCAATCACGTGAAGTAATTAATAACTATGAGGTGAGCAATGGATAA